A stretch of Bradyrhizobium sp. AZCC 2262 DNA encodes these proteins:
- a CDS encoding NAD(P)H-dependent flavin oxidoreductase has protein sequence MPTIDPLARFRDRLSLPLIAAPMFLVSGTDLVVAACCNGVIGSFPTVNCRSPEQLDEWLTDIDVRLKAHADASGKPSAPVCANLIVHRSNARLEEDLQVLLRHRPEMVITSVGSPAPVIGPLHDAGALVFADVASIRHAERAVAAGADGLVLLTAGAGGQTGWLNPFVFVRAVRAFFDGPLVLAGGITDGHALRAAEALGCDLAYMGTKFIATRESMADVRYKELLVASTADDVLLTTAFTGLQTNMLRRSIEAAGLDPDNLPQRGAIDIGKDIDIGARESRPKRWKDVWSAGHSVSGVTEVLTVDEMVARTLAEYQAAAARVRLG, from the coding sequence TTGCCAACAATCGACCCCCTCGCGCGCTTTCGCGACCGTCTCAGCCTGCCGCTGATCGCAGCACCGATGTTTCTCGTCTCCGGCACAGACCTGGTGGTAGCCGCGTGCTGTAACGGCGTGATCGGCTCGTTCCCGACGGTGAACTGCCGCAGTCCCGAACAACTGGACGAGTGGCTGACGGATATCGATGTCAGGTTGAAGGCGCACGCAGATGCGAGCGGCAAACCATCAGCGCCGGTGTGCGCCAACCTGATCGTGCATCGCTCCAACGCGCGGCTGGAGGAGGATCTGCAGGTGCTGCTGCGGCACCGGCCCGAGATGGTGATTACCTCCGTCGGATCGCCGGCGCCGGTGATCGGGCCGCTGCATGATGCCGGTGCGCTGGTGTTTGCCGATGTCGCCTCGATCCGCCATGCCGAGCGTGCGGTTGCCGCGGGCGCCGACGGGCTGGTGCTGCTGACGGCCGGCGCGGGCGGGCAGACCGGCTGGCTCAACCCGTTCGTGTTCGTGCGCGCGGTGCGCGCCTTCTTCGACGGGCCGCTGGTGCTGGCGGGCGGCATCACCGACGGCCACGCCCTTCGCGCGGCCGAGGCGCTCGGCTGCGATCTCGCCTATATGGGCACAAAATTCATCGCCACGCGCGAGAGCATGGCGGATGTCAGATACAAGGAGTTGCTGGTTGCCAGCACGGCCGACGATGTCCTGCTGACCACGGCGTTTACGGGCCTGCAGACCAACATGCTGCGGCGCTCGATCGAGGCGGCCGGCCTTGACCCGGATAATCTGCCGCAGCGTGGTGCGATCGATATCGGCAAGGATATCGACATCGGCGCCCGCGAGAGCCGACCAAAGCGCTGGAAGGACGTCTGGAGCGCGGGCCATTCCGTCTCGGGCGTGACGGAGGTGTTGACCGTCGATGAGATGGTCGCGCGCACGCTCGCGGAATATCAAGCGGCCGCCGCGCGTGTAAGACTCGGCTAG
- a CDS encoding mechanosensitive ion channel domain-containing protein, translated as MSLKLLPSILLAFVLYAFPAFAQPGAPPPAPAAGNAEVLSPDQAKRALETLSDDKKRAQVIETLRAIANASPQPQAVAPEPKSAIPLTADSLGAQLLLSVSEQVGEISREVADMARTLTHYRAFYYWFLRTANDPSAYQQLLDIAWKLALVFICALAAEWLVFRLIKRPVALLEARLPQIARAPVQTLATADPPSSAAEVTAAPALQRRRLSLARTWQSLVRLPFVLGRLALELLPVLVFIGIATMLLGTGIGDLSTTRLVILAVVNAYALSRALICVVRALAGPFGLFRVRAETAAYIEIWARRIVTVAVAGIAFANVALLLGLHRAGYAALLRLVMLVVHLFVVVVILQCRRPVADAIRAPAGRDGAAARIRNRVAGLWHYLAIALDLALWAVWALNIRNGYSLLLQYFVGTVAVVLIMRLATILVLSLIDRGFRISPDLLRRFPGLETRANRYLPLLRNIVSTVIAFIGLVALLEVWGVDAVVWFYGGQIGSRLLSAVVTVGIAALTAAAIWEISNALLDRKINALSREGHYARAARLRTFQPMLRTALLGVIVTVVGLTALSEIGVNVAPLLAGAGIVGIAIGFGSQKLVQDLITGLFLLLENTVQVGDNVTLSGLSGTVENVSIRTLRLRSADGSVHIVPFSAVTTITNSSRGAGNAAVSVNVSYKEDTDRAGQILKDIVAEMRREVEFQHLIRGDLELWGVDKVDGSMASIVGQIRCSDAGRWPVQREFNRRMKRRFQECGVEIAPTAQTILMQVPAPAPAEVAANSTPRRAAG; from the coding sequence GTGTCGCTCAAGTTGCTCCCCTCGATCCTGCTCGCCTTTGTCCTGTATGCCTTCCCGGCTTTCGCGCAGCCCGGCGCTCCGCCGCCTGCGCCTGCCGCCGGCAACGCCGAGGTCCTTTCGCCCGATCAGGCGAAGCGGGCGCTCGAGACGCTCTCCGATGACAAGAAGCGCGCGCAGGTCATCGAGACGTTGCGCGCGATCGCCAATGCTTCGCCGCAACCGCAAGCCGTAGCGCCTGAGCCGAAATCCGCGATACCGCTCACGGCGGACAGTCTTGGCGCGCAGCTCCTGCTTTCGGTGTCCGAGCAGGTCGGCGAGATTTCGCGCGAGGTCGCCGACATGGCGCGGACGCTGACGCACTACCGGGCGTTCTATTACTGGTTCCTGCGGACCGCCAATGATCCGTCCGCCTATCAACAATTGCTCGATATCGCCTGGAAGCTGGCGCTGGTGTTCATCTGTGCGCTTGCTGCCGAGTGGCTGGTTTTCCGCCTGATCAAGCGACCAGTCGCGCTCCTCGAAGCGCGGCTTCCGCAAATCGCGCGTGCCCCGGTGCAGACGCTGGCCACGGCCGACCCGCCATCCTCCGCGGCGGAGGTCACTGCCGCGCCCGCGCTGCAGCGGCGGCGTCTCAGCCTGGCGCGCACCTGGCAGTCGCTGGTGCGGCTGCCCTTTGTGCTCGGACGTCTCGCGCTTGAATTGCTCCCGGTGCTTGTCTTCATCGGGATCGCCACCATGCTGCTGGGCACCGGGATCGGCGATCTCTCAACCACCCGGCTCGTGATCCTCGCCGTCGTCAACGCCTATGCGCTGTCGCGCGCGCTGATCTGCGTCGTCCGGGCGCTGGCCGGGCCGTTCGGGCTGTTTCGCGTTCGCGCCGAAACGGCAGCCTATATCGAGATATGGGCGCGGCGCATCGTCACCGTCGCCGTCGCGGGGATCGCCTTCGCCAATGTGGCGCTGCTGCTGGGCCTGCATCGCGCGGGCTACGCCGCGCTGCTGCGTCTGGTCATGCTGGTGGTGCATCTCTTTGTTGTCGTCGTCATCCTGCAGTGCCGCAGGCCCGTCGCCGACGCCATTCGCGCGCCGGCCGGCCGCGATGGCGCCGCGGCCAGGATACGCAACCGCGTCGCCGGCCTCTGGCATTATCTGGCGATCGCGCTCGACCTCGCATTGTGGGCGGTGTGGGCGCTGAACATCCGCAACGGCTATTCGCTGCTGCTGCAGTATTTCGTCGGCACCGTCGCGGTGGTGCTGATCATGCGTCTTGCCACCATCCTGGTGTTGAGCCTGATCGACCGCGGCTTTCGCATCAGCCCCGATCTGCTGCGCCGCTTCCCGGGGCTGGAGACCCGCGCCAACCGCTATCTGCCGCTGTTGCGCAACATCGTCTCGACGGTGATTGCCTTCATCGGCCTTGTTGCGCTGCTGGAGGTCTGGGGCGTCGACGCCGTCGTCTGGTTCTATGGCGGCCAGATCGGCAGCCGTTTGCTGTCGGCGGTGGTGACCGTCGGGATTGCCGCGCTGACGGCGGCGGCGATCTGGGAAATCAGCAATGCGCTGCTGGATCGCAAGATCAATGCGCTGTCGCGCGAGGGCCACTACGCGCGCGCGGCGCGGCTGCGCACGTTTCAGCCGATGCTGCGAACGGCGTTGTTGGGCGTGATCGTCACTGTCGTTGGCCTCACCGCGCTGAGCGAGATCGGCGTCAACGTCGCGCCACTGCTTGCCGGCGCCGGCATTGTCGGTATCGCCATCGGCTTCGGCTCGCAGAAGCTGGTGCAGGACCTCATCACCGGACTGTTCCTGCTGCTGGAGAACACCGTCCAAGTCGGCGACAACGTCACGCTGTCAGGCCTGTCGGGGACGGTGGAAAACGTATCGATCCGCACCCTTCGCCTTCGCTCCGCCGACGGCTCGGTGCACATCGTGCCGTTCAGCGCGGTAACGACGATCACCAATTCAAGCCGCGGAGCCGGCAACGCGGCCGTCAGTGTCAACGTGTCCTACAAGGAAGACACCGACCGCGCCGGCCAGATACTCAAGGACATCGTCGCCGAGATGCGGCGCGAGGTGGAATTCCAGCACCTGATCCGCGGCGATCTCGAATTGTGGGGCGTCGACAAGGTCGACGGCTCGATGGCCTCGATCGTCGGCCAGATTCGCTGCAGCGACGCCGGCCGCTGGCCGGTGCAGCGGGAATTCAACCGCCGCATGAAGCGGCGATTCCAGGAGTGCGGTGTCGAAATCGCGCCCACGGCTCAAACCATTCTCATGCAGGTTCCGGCGCCCGCGCCTGCCGAGGTGGCCGCGAATTCAACGCCGAGGCGCGCGGCCGGCTAG
- a CDS encoding AMP-binding protein, producing the protein MSNPLYAFPAACEQTLRALARYPERTAFRWPGGSITYRGATDMIGRMQSVFMQLGFAPGTRVAFVTANRADTWSAGVAAQLAQLAITWLHPLGSLDDQLFQLEDSEAQMLVVDGVTFRDRGGELAARATGLKTVFTLGPTDYGADLLQAIEVAGSATARNFAGPGDIATLNYTGGTTGKSKGALRHHREYSGFANAILADFEIPDTPRYLTVAPISHVAGTKVLPTLMRGGTVHMLKGFDPEAVFKTIEREKINFTLFVPTMIYVMLDHPSLDKTDLSSLELLLYGASAMSPSRLVEGIERIGAVFSQLYGQTECYPVSVLRKADHDPRTPELFLSCGFPIAACQVKILDNDDQEVATGEAGEICVRAGHVMAEYWKRPDTTAETLKNGWLHTGDIARVDERGYMFILDRKKDMIVSGGFNIFPREVEDVLSQHADVAMVAVVGVPDDKWGEAVTAVIVAREGARPNADELINLVKTKKGSAHAPKHIKFVTELPMTGVGKVDKKVLKAGFWTGRDRMVG; encoded by the coding sequence ATGAGCAATCCGCTCTATGCGTTTCCGGCGGCATGCGAACAGACGTTGCGGGCGCTGGCGCGCTACCCCGAGCGGACGGCATTTCGTTGGCCGGGCGGATCGATCACCTATCGCGGCGCGACCGACATGATCGGGCGCATGCAAAGCGTGTTCATGCAACTGGGTTTTGCGCCCGGCACCCGCGTCGCCTTTGTCACCGCCAACCGCGCCGACACCTGGTCCGCTGGCGTCGCCGCGCAATTGGCGCAGCTGGCGATCACCTGGCTGCATCCATTGGGATCGCTGGACGATCAACTGTTCCAGTTGGAGGATTCCGAAGCGCAGATGCTGGTCGTCGACGGCGTCACATTCCGCGATCGCGGCGGCGAGCTCGCCGCCAGGGCCACGGGCCTGAAAACCGTCTTCACGCTCGGGCCGACCGATTACGGCGCTGATCTCTTGCAGGCGATCGAGGTCGCCGGCAGCGCCACGGCCCGCAATTTCGCCGGGCCAGGCGACATCGCAACGCTGAACTACACCGGTGGCACGACGGGCAAATCCAAGGGCGCGCTGCGCCATCACCGTGAGTATAGCGGCTTTGCCAATGCGATCCTGGCTGATTTCGAAATTCCGGATACCCCGCGTTATCTGACGGTCGCGCCGATCAGCCATGTCGCGGGGACGAAAGTGCTGCCGACATTGATGCGCGGCGGCACAGTGCACATGCTGAAGGGTTTCGATCCCGAGGCCGTGTTCAAGACCATCGAACGCGAGAAGATCAATTTCACGCTTTTCGTGCCAACGATGATCTACGTGATGCTCGATCATCCGTCGCTCGACAAGACCGACCTCTCCTCGCTCGAACTCCTGCTGTATGGCGCGTCCGCGATGTCGCCGAGCCGGCTGGTCGAGGGCATCGAACGGATCGGAGCGGTGTTCTCGCAACTCTACGGCCAGACCGAATGCTATCCGGTGTCGGTGCTGCGGAAGGCCGACCACGACCCCAGGACGCCGGAGCTGTTTTTGTCCTGCGGATTCCCGATCGCCGCCTGTCAGGTCAAGATTCTCGACAATGACGACCAAGAAGTCGCGACCGGCGAGGCCGGCGAGATCTGCGTTCGCGCCGGCCACGTGATGGCCGAATACTGGAAGCGGCCGGACACCACGGCGGAGACGCTCAAAAACGGCTGGCTGCATACCGGCGACATCGCGCGGGTCGACGAACGCGGCTACATGTTCATCCTCGACCGCAAGAAGGATATGATCGTCTCCGGCGGCTTCAACATTTTTCCGCGCGAGGTCGAAGATGTGTTGTCGCAGCATGCCGACGTCGCGATGGTCGCCGTGGTCGGCGTGCCCGACGACAAATGGGGCGAGGCCGTCACCGCCGTAATCGTCGCCCGCGAAGGCGCACGGCCGAATGCGGATGAACTGATCAACCTCGTCAAGACGAAGAAGGGTTCGGCGCACGCGCCCAAGCACATCAAGTTCGTCACCGAGTTGCCGATGACCGGCGTCGGCAAGGTCGACAAGAAGGTGCTCAAGGCGGGCTTCTGGACCGGCCGGGACCGGATGGTGGGATAA
- a CDS encoding ATP-binding protein, which translates to MIAGPSSERAIILAPKGRDASVAAALIREAGYHAQACGDLAALLSEIEGGAGLAVIADEAIKTADLRGLVNWLNDQPPWSDFPIVLLTHQGGGPERNPDAARIGEALGNVTFLERPFHPTTLVSIVGSAIRGRRRQYETRAILADLTAGENLLQTALNAGRLGALELHLPDCELEASDICIGFFGRKPGESFTYKDLLEAVHPDDRARRFEVLDQAIATGGDYSIEYRNVWPDGSQHWVDVRARAVRRPDGSIRSLVGVCSDITARKTAEIDRENLLAQLAAERTALAELTATLEQRVEERSADLMKAVIAREKAQEQLRQAQKMEIIGQLTGGVAHDFNNLLMAVMGNLDLLRKRLPDDPRLQRLVEGAIQGAERGASLTQRLLAFARQQDLRAVSVDLRALMEGMVDLLERSLGPRVELRLDIPQGLPPARIDANQLELAILNLAINARDAMPDGGRIDIRVAEYQVKRDATLAPGRYLRLSAADTGSGMSSEILKRAIEPFFSTKQVGKGTGLGLSMVHGLAVQLGGTLQLTSTVGKGTCATLVLPVATVAPETESPAPAAEKTKRSAVILFVDDDPLIAMSTIEMLEDLGHRVIGANSGKHALDILKSEQPIDLMVTDHMMPGMTGLELAAASREVRPSLPVLLATGYAELPEGTQLDLPRLAKPYHQDQLRDQLDQLLS; encoded by the coding sequence GTGATCGCCGGTCCGTCATCCGAGCGGGCCATCATACTCGCGCCGAAGGGCCGCGACGCATCGGTCGCCGCCGCCTTGATCCGCGAGGCGGGCTACCACGCGCAAGCCTGCGGCGATCTCGCCGCGCTGCTGAGTGAAATCGAGGGCGGCGCCGGTCTCGCCGTGATCGCCGACGAAGCGATCAAGACCGCGGATCTGCGTGGACTTGTGAACTGGCTCAACGATCAACCGCCATGGTCGGATTTTCCGATCGTGCTGCTGACACATCAGGGTGGAGGTCCCGAGCGCAATCCGGATGCTGCGCGGATCGGGGAGGCGCTTGGCAACGTCACATTCCTGGAGCGGCCCTTCCATCCGACCACGCTGGTGAGCATCGTCGGCTCCGCGATTCGCGGCAGGCGCCGTCAGTATGAGACCAGGGCCATCCTGGCCGATTTGACGGCAGGCGAAAATCTGCTGCAGACGGCGCTCAACGCCGGCCGTCTCGGCGCGCTGGAGCTGCATCTGCCGGACTGCGAGCTGGAAGCTTCCGACATCTGCATCGGCTTCTTCGGACGGAAGCCGGGCGAATCGTTTACCTACAAGGATTTACTGGAGGCGGTTCATCCCGACGACAGGGCACGACGCTTTGAGGTGCTCGATCAGGCCATTGCGACAGGCGGGGATTACAGCATCGAATACCGTAATGTCTGGCCCGACGGCTCGCAGCACTGGGTAGACGTGCGCGCCCGCGCGGTGCGCCGGCCGGATGGCAGCATCCGCTCGCTGGTCGGCGTTTGCTCCGACATCACCGCCCGCAAGACGGCCGAGATCGACCGAGAAAATTTGCTTGCCCAACTGGCGGCCGAGCGCACGGCGCTGGCGGAGTTGACTGCAACCCTCGAGCAGCGCGTGGAGGAGCGTTCGGCCGATCTGATGAAAGCGGTAATCGCCCGCGAGAAGGCACAGGAGCAACTGCGCCAGGCCCAGAAGATGGAGATTATCGGCCAGCTTACCGGCGGTGTCGCGCACGATTTCAACAATCTGCTGATGGCCGTGATGGGCAATCTCGATCTGCTGCGCAAGCGCCTGCCGGACGATCCCCGCCTGCAGCGGCTGGTCGAAGGCGCCATTCAGGGTGCCGAACGCGGCGCCTCGCTGACCCAGCGCTTGCTGGCCTTTGCCCGCCAGCAGGATTTGCGGGCGGTATCGGTCGATCTGCGCGCGCTGATGGAAGGCATGGTCGATCTGCTCGAACGCTCGCTCGGGCCTCGTGTGGAACTGCGGCTCGATATTCCCCAGGGCCTGCCACCGGCGCGGATCGACGCCAACCAGCTTGAGCTTGCGATCCTCAATCTCGCCATCAACGCGCGCGATGCGATGCCTGATGGTGGCAGGATCGACATCAGGGTGGCGGAATATCAGGTGAAGCGCGATGCGACGTTGGCTCCGGGCCGATATCTCAGGCTGTCGGCGGCGGATACCGGCAGCGGGATGTCATCGGAAATACTGAAGCGGGCGATCGAACCTTTCTTTTCGACAAAGCAGGTCGGGAAAGGTACCGGACTGGGATTGTCCATGGTGCATGGGCTTGCGGTCCAGCTTGGCGGTACACTGCAACTGACGAGCACCGTCGGGAAAGGAACCTGCGCGACGCTGGTTCTGCCGGTCGCGACCGTCGCGCCGGAAACGGAAAGTCCGGCACCTGCCGCGGAAAAGACCAAGCGCTCGGCGGTCATCCTGTTCGTCGACGACGACCCGCTGATCGCAATGTCGACCATAGAAATGCTGGAAGATCTGGGTCACCGGGTGATCGGCGCCAATTCCGGCAAGCATGCGCTCGACATTCTCAAAAGCGAACAGCCGATCGACCTGATGGTGACGGATCACATGATGCCGGGGATGACCGGACTGGAACTGGCCGCGGCGTCGCGCGAGGTGCGCCCGTCGCTGCCGGTCCTGCTGGCGACCGGCTATGCGGAATTGCCCGAGGGCACACAGCTCGACCTGCCGCGTCTGGCAAAGCCCTATCATCAGGACCAGTTGCGCGACCAGCTCGATCAATTGCTGTCGTAA